In the genome of Myxococcus guangdongensis, one region contains:
- a CDS encoding sensor histidine kinase — protein MTSVPPDAPATPPDYWLLDGLPTAASVIRGEQVLVANQAMASLLGISLAELKSTPVSAHIARFIPAEHGWVEAFHEALARDGNRPEHPLWLRMRRADGQERTLTATYSPGASPDETVVLLHDAGGEDTARRLTEALGAATKELLHARDEHEVLETAVEAVHRQGFYAAILLVEGDTFRHGPMRQEPEVVALAERQYGMPVTEVRLPLSTLPHLAEVLSRRKAAFHQDALGAAHRIHSSEVFENIQRAYPPGIRALDAPIFVEGQPFGVLSAQGLDLTPAAASTLELFAQMVGGVLENVRHHRVAVQRLEEVSRLQDELVAQERLMVLGEAAGVVAHEVRNPLGAILNAVAVLRREAHLGPTGQAAVGMLEEEAIRLEDIVRDLLDVVRPLEPRPRMVHLGELVRRALGQMHGPPDAPTLRFTVDEAPDTPELMGDETLLQLAVTHLVRNAVQASPPGGRVKLRVEPGDEGVMLTVEDEGPGIPDVDPRRVFEPFFLTRANGRGLGLAIVKRVVLAHGGQVRASGRPKRGARFEVVLPLEPTRRSPA, from the coding sequence ATGACCTCCGTGCCCCCCGACGCCCCCGCCACGCCTCCTGACTACTGGCTGCTCGACGGGCTGCCCACCGCCGCGTCCGTCATCCGGGGAGAGCAGGTCCTGGTGGCCAACCAGGCCATGGCCTCGCTGCTGGGAATCTCCCTCGCGGAGCTGAAGTCCACGCCCGTCTCCGCCCACATCGCGCGTTTCATTCCCGCCGAGCACGGCTGGGTGGAGGCCTTCCACGAGGCGCTCGCCCGCGACGGCAACCGCCCCGAGCATCCCTTGTGGCTGCGCATGCGCCGCGCGGATGGACAGGAGCGCACGCTGACGGCGACGTACTCGCCCGGCGCGTCTCCCGACGAGACGGTGGTGCTGCTGCACGACGCGGGAGGCGAGGACACCGCGCGCAGGCTCACCGAGGCGCTGGGCGCCGCCACCAAGGAGTTGCTCCACGCGCGGGACGAGCACGAGGTCCTGGAGACGGCGGTGGAGGCCGTGCACCGTCAGGGCTTCTACGCGGCCATCCTCCTGGTGGAGGGCGACACCTTCCGGCACGGGCCCATGCGGCAGGAGCCCGAAGTCGTCGCGCTGGCCGAGCGCCAGTACGGCATGCCCGTCACCGAGGTGCGGCTGCCGCTCAGCACCCTGCCCCACCTGGCGGAGGTGCTCTCACGGCGCAAGGCGGCCTTCCATCAGGACGCGCTCGGCGCGGCCCACCGCATCCACAGCAGCGAGGTCTTCGAGAACATCCAGCGCGCCTATCCCCCTGGCATCCGCGCGCTCGACGCGCCCATCTTCGTGGAGGGTCAGCCCTTCGGCGTCCTCTCCGCGCAAGGCCTGGACCTCACGCCCGCCGCCGCGAGCACGCTGGAGCTGTTCGCGCAGATGGTGGGCGGCGTGCTGGAGAACGTGCGCCACCACCGCGTCGCCGTGCAGCGCCTGGAAGAGGTGTCACGGCTGCAGGACGAGCTGGTGGCGCAGGAGCGGTTGATGGTGTTGGGCGAGGCCGCGGGCGTGGTGGCGCACGAGGTGCGCAATCCCCTGGGCGCCATCCTCAACGCGGTGGCGGTGCTGCGGCGCGAGGCGCACCTGGGCCCCACGGGGCAGGCCGCGGTGGGCATGTTGGAGGAGGAGGCCATCCGGCTGGAGGACATCGTCCGCGACCTGCTGGACGTGGTGCGTCCGCTGGAGCCGAGGCCGCGGATGGTCCACCTGGGCGAGCTGGTGCGGCGCGCGCTGGGGCAGATGCACGGCCCTCCGGACGCGCCCACGCTGCGCTTCACCGTGGACGAGGCCCCGGACACGCCGGAGCTGATGGGCGACGAGACGCTGCTCCAGCTCGCGGTGACGCACCTGGTGCGCAACGCCGTGCAGGCGTCGCCCCCGGGCGGACGCGTGAAGCTGCGCGTGGAGCCGGGCGACGAGGGCGTGATGCTGACCGTGGAGGACGAGGGCCCGGGCATCCCCGACGTGGACCCGCGCCGCGTCTTCGAGCCCTTCTTCCTCACGCGCGCCAACGGACGCGGGCTGGGGCTGGCCATCGTCAAGCGCGTGGTGCTGGCGCATGGCGGGCAGGTGCGCGCCAGTGGCCGGCCCAAGCGGGGCGCGCGCTTCGAGGTGGTGCTCCCGCTGGAGCCTACCCGTAGGTCTCCCGCCTGA
- a CDS encoding ferredoxin reductase domain-containing protein, translating into MSAAEASPSRSRKPVEYEVTVDHVRMDTHDTATLFLDFGDVRPDYKAGQFINIDPHQFPALGRLSAYLQEQKGRKEPQRSYSLASAPHERHVAITVKDEEFIPGLTRYPPLLSPFLVHGRLTGARLKVLGFMGPYVLPEDVETRTGHVVHLVAGSGAVPNFAILKDALHRDLKTRHTVLMSNKTWSDILYRDELEALARKHADRVRLVHTLTRELDESRFGGDVRKGRVHQALLEELIPDRDTCLVYACGPAITPWDRRKALETRTPATPRFMETVLGHLHALGIDDKRIRRETYG; encoded by the coding sequence ATGAGCGCCGCCGAAGCGAGCCCCTCGCGCAGCAGGAAGCCCGTGGAGTACGAGGTCACCGTCGACCATGTGCGGATGGACACGCACGACACGGCGACCCTCTTCCTCGACTTCGGGGACGTCCGGCCCGACTACAAGGCCGGCCAGTTCATCAACATCGACCCGCACCAGTTCCCCGCGCTCGGGCGCCTGTCCGCCTACCTGCAGGAGCAGAAGGGGCGCAAGGAGCCCCAGCGCTCCTATTCCCTGGCCTCCGCCCCCCACGAGCGCCACGTGGCCATCACCGTGAAGGACGAGGAGTTCATCCCCGGCCTCACCCGCTACCCGCCGCTGCTCTCGCCCTTCCTCGTCCACGGACGCCTCACCGGCGCGCGCCTCAAGGTGCTCGGCTTCATGGGCCCCTACGTGCTTCCCGAGGACGTGGAGACGCGCACCGGCCACGTCGTCCACCTCGTCGCCGGCTCGGGCGCGGTGCCCAACTTCGCCATCCTCAAGGACGCGCTCCACCGGGACCTGAAGACGCGCCACACCGTCCTCATGTCCAACAAGACGTGGAGCGACATCCTCTATCGCGACGAGCTGGAGGCCCTGGCCCGGAAGCACGCGGACCGCGTCCGGCTGGTGCACACCCTGACCCGCGAGCTGGACGAGTCGCGCTTCGGCGGGGACGTGCGCAAGGGCCGCGTCCACCAGGCGCTCCTCGAGGAGCTCATCCCGGACCGCGACACGTGCCTCGTCTACGCGTGCGGCCCCGCGATTACGCCGTGGGACCGACGCAAGGCGCTGGAGACGCGCACGCCCGCGACGCCGCGCTTCATGGAGACGGTGCTCGGCCACCTCCACGCGCTCGGCATCGATGACAAGCGCATCAGGCGGGAGACCTACGGGTAG